The region TTTTCATTAATGGAAAATAAAACTCCCAAGGCACAAAAGAATACACTAACAACAGTAATAAGAAACATAGACCATAACCATGTTTTATGAATTCCGAATAACTCTTGCCAGTTTCTATCCCGATCCTCAAGATGTTCAGTAAGTGCTTTAGTAATAAATGGTTCACTATATTCCTGTTGTTTTCCATTCATGTAATCTCCTAACCGTGTGGAGGTGGTGGAGGCGGTGGTTTCTTAATTGTATCCTTAATCTGGAAGTCATTGATATTATCTTCATACCATTGACGATACGCAACCATCCATTCTATGAGACTTAATAAGTACTTTAATATTTTTTCCATAATCCATCTCCTTATATATAAGATAATAATATTGTTAGAATTATAACTGAAATAGTGAACAATACAAACTTCCATCTCTTAACTTCTTTGCCACAAACAAATCCTATAATAGAGGGTATTGTAAATTTCCATATCTTTCTCGGTTCAGATAACCAATATAAAATATCGGGTATTCCGAACTTATTAGGATGTAAGTCTAAATACTCTTTTGGTAATTTAATGAAATTTGAGAGTAAGAAATATCCCAAATCCTCCACACCACACCAATGATTAAGAGCTACAAAGAAAATATTTATCCAAGCCGTCCAACTAAACCCCCAAATTGAGAAAGCAAACATACCCATATAAATATAGAATAATGCAAATTGAGTTAGACTTGCCCAATCTGAAGCGACCTTATTCACCCTTGGTATTGTAGATAGATCATCGTCGTAACCCCAGTAAAGAAGTTCTGACTTAGCCATCTTAGTCAAATCATACAATGACCAGAGTAAAAGATTGCCATATATGAATAATAGATTAATGATAATACACCTTCAGTCTCGGAGCATTGGCTACTCCAGAGTCAGTGAATCCTTGACCATAGAAAAAGTTATTCGTAGTTGGAGTCTTTGCTGTTATGACTATACCAATGTAGTTCCCATCAGCAAAACCTCCACGATCTATAACTGCTTGAATCTTTGCACCAATATTAGGCGATGTGTACCATGCGGTTCCACTACCTGCGAATGTCCACTCCACACTACTTGCCCCGACATAACCACTGTGATGATTATAAATTGTGTGAACGTCAGCCGCATTATAAACTGCCGCGTTATCCTCATCCACTACCCACACTAAAGCAATATCATCGGTTGACCAGTTAGCACCACCCCCACCCCCCCACTGGAAAAAAGCAGAATCAATGGTTTTACCATCAAGTGCTTTTATACAAAATTCAAACCCCGATTGCAACTCATCGCCAGCGGCACTTTGTCCAACACGCGGGTAATCGAGTGCCTCATCAGTTCCGGTTGATCGGCCATTTCTGTTCGCGGCTAAGACTGTATCTATTTCATTAATCGGGTCAACCATTGCGATAAGTCCACTATCAGGAGCAAGGACTATAGGTGTTGCGATGTAAGCACCGCTAACAGGGTCTTTCCAATAGTTTTCTTGGATTGTAAAGTTCTGAGATACATCGGTACTATTCACAAATAAACTATCAACTATATCTGTTCCAGTCGTTCCATAATATCCAAGTGTCGAATTTATTTCCTGTCCAGCAAGAGAATCGCGAACTTGTGTTAATGTTAAAGAATAACTGCCAGCAGGAGTTGTGTAGACAAACGGAGTTGCCCATCCTCTCGGATTCACATATTCATTATAATCCCAAGTCCCAAATGCTCTCCACGAATGCCACCTTGCAAAACGATCTTGCCAAAAAGAAAAATGACAATTTGTGGTTGCATTGTTAGTATATAATCTATTGTTTTTTACAACATATTCAGGAGTCAAATGATAAGTGGAATCCATTATTGTCCAAATTCCGTAACCAACAGAGCCACTTGAAAAATGAATCAAATTATTATCAACTGAATCTGCTGCGTTTGTGTATTGATTGAATATTGCTGCCCATCCACCGTCGTGAATCACATTGTGGTGTATTCTGCTATTGTGTATTCCAGAATCATAATATATCGCAAACAATGAAGCTGATGCAGGTGTGCCACTGCTCGGAGTATATTTTATACCATGTGCGAAGTAATTGTGATGTGTTACTGTATGGTTACCATCTCCCAAATAGATACCTCCACCATCATCGAAGCGTGCCATGTAATGTTCAACATGATTGTAACTTATGTCTGAGTAGTTACGAGCATACATGCCATTTGAAGCGGTTGAGTCTATAGTGTTACGATAATAGACAACTGAATCTGCCCAATTCATCAATCCACGAGGAGCATAATATTTACCATAAGTAAGACCTATTGAGTGTATCTTGTTAGAATCTGCTTTCCAACTTGTTGCACTTTGTGCCCATATTCCAGTGCCGTGAGTAAGCGAAATGTCATTACCGAAGAAACTAAATCGTTTAGCATCTCCTGAAACTCTTATACCATCTCTATATTGTTTCCAAACTCTGCAATATTTTACAGTATCATATTGTGGAGTACCATCGAATTTAATACCTGCCGAATCCTGTTTCTCGAATTGTAAGTTCTCAATTTTTAGATAAGACTTGTCTGTCCAGAGTCCGTTGTGTCTTGTGACTCCTTCAACTGTCAAACCATTAGGGTCTGCAACTGAATAAAGATAAAGTGAATCCAATGTTGTATTAAAGCAGAACTCTCCCACCGTATCAGGCAATAACGGATAGCCGTCAAGATATAAGGGAAAACCCGTTGTCGGTGCAACTTCTACTGCACTTGATACCGCGATACTATCATCCTTATTACTTATAACAGTCTTTCCATAATTGCAATACCAGTTTTGAACCAACACCGATATATTACATCCTACTAAGCCATCTTCAGCTATCGTGCCTAATTCAGTTGCGCGAATCTTGGTAGTGGTAGCACCTGCAAGAACACGATAATAAGTGTTTGCATTAGGCAATCTTGCAAGCGTTTGTTGAACCCCAGCAACATATAAATCATAAATATCACTTGTTGTATGTGTTACC is a window of Candidatus Micrarchaeia archaeon DNA encoding:
- a CDS encoding right-handed parallel beta-helix repeat-containing protein; translated protein: MKRLLFLIFTLSAICFGGDNKRLEWFYDTSTLIATPYPSTVTLSLSSTGLGTMAMCDSTYIKSLISLKLNTADVKNGAYVDTVEFGNKFETRADTNTTKHAITLSYAVDNFCGIASATNWNTAYSDRLKWDGGSTGLIAATGRTSLELGTIALCDSAYIKSLIAAGTGTGTVTSITKGIGIVSGRAIMTTGTIDVDTVTAGSGIVNKTRGDNQYQPKDADLTTYAGITPSANAQTLLGETFAQMRGSIGAPDSTLSRDTIYTDATSKVVSKTTLITVEKASKAAHLNLDTTSAGGVLTKTRADNQYIKIDSIATLRAELNARMDSINALRDHIDVVESAANTRIDSLIAAFIVFAGQPPADATNYYLSPTGNDDYGGHAATQPWLTIDKLNTQTFSPGDSIFIASGTYRGQINIKQNGTSALPIVVTRYSTGTANISGADIITGWVTRGTNLWVTHTTSDIYDLYVAGVQQTLARLPNANTYYRVLAGATTTKIRATELGTIAEDGLVGCNISVLVQNWYCNYGKTVISNKDDSIAVSSAVEVAPTTGFPLYLDGYPLLPDTVGEFCFNTTLDSLYLYSVADPNGLTVEGVTRHNGLWTDKSYLKIENLQFEKQDSAGIKFDGTPQYDTVKYCRVWKQYRDGIRVSGDAKRFSFFGNDISLTHGTGIWAQSATSWKADSNKIHSIGLTYGKYYAPRGLMNWADSVVYYRNTIDSTASNGMYARNYSDISYNHVEHYMARFDDGGGIYLGDGNHTVTHHNYFAHGIKYTPSSGTPASASLFAIYYDSGIHNSRIHHNVIHDGGWAAIFNQYTNAADSVDNNLIHFSSGSVGYGIWTIMDSTYHLTPEYVVKNNRLYTNNATTNCHFSFWQDRFARWHSWRAFGTWDYNEYVNPRGWATPFVYTTPAGSYSLTLTQVRDSLAGQEINSTLGYYGTTGTDIVDSLFVNSTDVSQNFTIQENYWKDPVSGAYIATPIVLAPDSGLIAMVDPINEIDTVLAANRNGRSTGTDEALDYPRVGQSAAGDELQSGFEFCIKALDGKTIDSAFFQWGGGGGANWSTDDIALVWVVDEDNAAVYNAADVHTIYNHHSGYVGASSVEWTFAGSGTAWYTSPNIGAKIQAVIDRGGFADGNYIGIVITAKTPTTNNFFYGQGFTDSGVANAPRLKVYYH